The genomic region AtagaaaccaaaatattatctcttaaacttagcatctaatctcctaattaaaacaaaatattatctcctaaactttagcatctaatctcctaattaaaagaaaatagatatacacaaaaactaccatacatatttacataattaattccAATAATGTACCACGGACTAGAAGATCTTCTGGATCCGTTTCCTCCCTAATCACATAGGAGCTACTGTCTGCTACAGCTTCCCAAACGTATTGTGGACACAACAACCTATTCAAGAAACATATAAACAAGCAACCCAATTAGcttgaaaattattgaactaaaagGCTTCATACATGAAGCAGAAGATGGGGATGCAGGTTATCATTAAGCTGGCAACATGTTACTTTCTCAGCAACAAGAAAAGCAGAATAGAATCCAGCACCAAATTGTGCAATCAAACCATTGTCTGCCCCTAGATCCTTATTTTCCTACAAATAATGAGATGCTATGTCACCAAaacacttctttttctttattttctaagaGGAGAGAGTTATttacaaaatacaaaagaaattcCCTTAAGAGCCTTACAAAATTTGGAAGTAACACTTTGAGCAATTGTTCCAAGACAGTCAATAAGCTCATCTTTGGTCATTCTAATCCCCGTACctctgaaaataaatttatttattttaatgaagtCCTCTTTGAATCAATTTTTCCAAGAAGGTGATGAAAGAAACACATACATTATAGTGATAGTCCCATTATCTAAATCAAGTTTAATGCGTATCTCTAGTTCACCCGAATCTCCAAGCAAAGAGGGTACAGTCACACATAAGAATCTAAGTTTATCTAAAGCATCACttgcattactagaacacaaaaacaaaactttgTCAATCGTCCGCACAGAAAGCcaactaaactaaaactaatGTGATTCTTCATTTAAAAAAGAGCATGGTTTTAGCAAGAAAAAAATATGCTCACCTTACAAGCTCTCTCAAAAAGACCTCTTTATGACTCTATAGTTAACTAACCTGCAGCCATTTGTAAACTATTAATTTCGGAATAGAAAATATAGGATAAAAactttcaatataaatttagttgggaaaaaattgaaaatataaattaatatttagtttattcGAATTACTCTAgttattgatatttaaaaatttaactcgattcgaactcgaaattcgaaaaagaaaatttgagttgaTGCGATTAACTTGATtcgaataattaaaaattcaatttttttcaatttttcgagtCGAAATGAATTTTACTCACCTCTACCGAAAATaatggttttaatattttccatatGGTCCCATGTATATTTAAAACCGgcataactaaaattataaaaaatcattttatgtaaaaacaatttttatataaaatttataattttattttctataaaactataaaaattgtattttatgagaaaatgtttatatttataaaaatagcatattatctaaaaatttagattctattttatttacagattttaaaaattgatgaaaaatagatttcattcaaaaagaaatatttctaaaattaatttactcttttaaaaGGTATACGacatatgttaaaaaataacCACCCGATTTCatgtttcataaaaatatattttggcaattatttttcaaataaaatgtatattaaaaaagtttataatgttGTGTAAGAACATTTTCGATTTAAATATTGAGTCAAAAACAAATACATttgaatagatttttttatttgtttgaacTATTTAATCGGAggtaaatatataattttaaacaaaaatgaaaaccttttaaatttaataatttatactcAAACCAATTGCCTATCCTCATTGAATGGTTGAACTGATGAAAATTAATAACTCCTAacgaaaattataaaagaattttattttgatacaaaagttataaaaattttgatttttataaaaagcttttattttataatttttaaaaatattttatactttttaataaaaatattttatatttttaactttctatataaattttaattttaatttttaatttatgcttttatattttaaattttttaataactttGACATCATTATTCTCATgtgtcaaatattaaatttatcacaTGCTAAATATTCATTAGACAACCTAAAAGAATTAGCATCATTAATCTCAAGTACCTTTCTgtataatgaaacaaaatacgAGAACCGATTTAAACCATAAAAAACATAAGTACCAAAACAAACATTAAAACCAAGCATAGgtactaaaaattatatttacccATTGATATAATACCAAAATGAGATGAGCCACTTGTTCACGACCGATGGTTAAAtcccctcttttctttttaaactctGCTCACAGATACAGATTCACAGGATGAGAAAATGCATCAGATTGTCCCAGCAAGTTTCAAGACATTATCCCACACTTATCCAACTATATTCCTTTTTCCCcattttgggttaaatgttcCAAGGTATTTTCTACAATGAATCCTGTGGAATATGTAACTAACTATCCAGTCTTTCCAAATGCAAAGCTGGAATGAGATGTTAATATATACAgcatacattaaataaaaataaaacaaggcaAAAATCTGCATGTCCACAAACCTCAACATGCTGCATTCCAAAATAAGTTGCATGAGGCAAAATCTCTTATATCAATGCACATTGAGCAATGGCCAAAGCAGCAGTAGACACACTACATGGTGGTTTGCctctttcatgaaaattttgattccaTCAAGAAAACCAAATGATCTGATTTTTGAAGCCTGTGTCATTCTACAACTCGACTCCTACTCCTTCCAGTGCGGCTGCCATTGAAGCAGATGCCTCTTCAAGTGTTCGCTTCTTTTGAACCGTGGTGAAGGCCTCAAGAATATCTCCTTCCTGCCATTGATCATAATCTTCCACTCCCATACCACACTCCAAACCAGCATTTACCTGTCCACAAAATTATCAACTAAATATGAAACCAAGAAGAATTCCCTCATCCCCTAAATTATCAACCAGACAATTTTAGTAAGAAAGCTGAAGATATTGATGCTGATATAGCCATTTTGAATGATGATTGACCTACTATCTCTCGGAAAAGCATCTTCAAACATGATCTAGAAGTACCAAGACCACAATCCAACTTTACCAAACATTAAACTTCCTGTAACAGAAGCAGCCTCCATAAACATTTCTCAACATAATGAAAAGGATTAACAAAACCAAGGCAAAGGCATTAAAAGCAATGCCACTGGATCTTACATTACAAAAATCAGGACAAAGATTGGGTCACTCACAAGTAAAATACTAAGATCAAAAGATGTTCCAAGGCATTGAATTAGAACCATTTCATCAGACAAATGAACAGGAGAAGCCCACTACAATTAGATGCTacaatatatatactataatCAAAATCTATCCTTGGCATCCCGTGAAACTGAAAATTCCTAATTATTAAAGAAagtataataaagaaaatagatttaaaaaacactttttaaatttaagaaaattccTAATTGTCAATCATaccattcatacaaaaataaattaaaaaaaaaaaaactttttttggtTGGGGAAAAGGATCCAAAAGTACACTCGAAGGCAAAACACTTCCAACCACAAAGGCAATCAAAGATGAACATAAGTTCAGTCTATCATTCAAATATTCAGTTGAGGATCACCCAGCTTCTAAGAAAATAGTCAATGCAGGTTGCTATCTTTACAAAACAAACCTTACCACAATTCATATAGTCCAAGTTGGAAACAAGTCCAAAGAATTCAATATTTTGTTCATCCCACTGCTTAGCTAAACTTGGcttattaatcaaatatataatgatCTCCCATCTAAATATTCAACATACAAACTTCTGGTTGCGGATCTctttatatgcaattttatccattattttgattttttttctctcatcttTATGTCAAATTTTCAGTTGAGGATCACCCAGCTTCTAAGAAAATAGTCAATGCAGGTTGCTATCTTTACAAAACAAACCTTACCACAATTCATATAGTCCAAGTTGGAAACAAGTCCAAAGAATTCAATATTTTGTTCATTCCACTGCTTAGCTAAACTTGGcttattaatcaaatatataatgatCTCCCATCTAAATATTCAACATACAAACTTCTGGTTGCGGATCTctttatatgcaattttatccattattttgattttttttctctcatcttTATGTCAAATTACTAGGCAGCATATCAAACCCATCAAATCTTCCCAAGCACAATTATTACATAATATTCACATACTTATCTGTAGTAGCCAATATGCCAGCAGATACACATGAGAAAGACATGAAAAAGTTTACTGGAAGAGTCAGCatgcattaaaatttcatattaaagaGAGATGATGATAGAAATgtgaacaaagaaaaaaaaaaaaaagaaaaaacagtaCTATCAATCAACAGTATACCTCTTTAACAATTTCCTTAACCCTTCGCAATGAATCCAGAACACCGACATGGACTGTGCGACCATTTCGAATGACACGGATGCCACAACCATCCACTATCTTTCCCTCTGTTACCATACATCCAGCAACACGACCACTACCACTGCTGAAAACAGCCCGAACCTCTGCAGAGCCAATTGGTACTTGTTCCTATCAAAAGAAGAGCAGTATCAACTCTGAATCTTTAAGGTGGAAATCTTAAACATACAAAAGGAAAAGCAAGTACATGACCCAAGAATTTAAAGCCTTCAAGTTCAAAGCTACACCAGATCAAAGTAAATTCACTGTTTACAAGAGACTAAAGAAGAACAACAAGAAAGCAGCAAAAGAAAGTAAATCAAAAAATGAAAGTGAGAGAAGGATCAATGCCCCAGCATACTTCTACGCGCATTCAACAAATACAGGTAGAAGAGACTGATCAAGGTAAAAGAATATGACTACTAAGGATTTTAAGAGAAATAGCCATagatagaaataaaagtatacaaATAGCTGATCCAGGCAATTTGAATTAAGGgcttattgaataaaattaagaagAGATGGATTTTGTGACGGAACTATAATATGAAAGGGATACAGGGTTTCCCTCCATGATCCATTCTTCCCATTTTCTACTTTCCCAAACAAGGGCCAGGCCCCTTCTTCCCCACCCCATCCCCCTCTTTCCTCTCCCTTCTTCCCATTGCCCTAAATCCATATACATTTTGACTCGGGAACCAAATCAGATGCCAAACAGCTTCATTTAGAACCCCGATAGCATAATATTAATACTTAAAACATTAGACTAACCTCAACAGGCTCCAGGAGTCCTTCCATTGCATTCCTCACATCATCAATAAGTTCATAGATAACTCTATAAAGCCGAATCTCAACACCTTTATTTTCTGCATAGCTTTTAACCGGACCTGGTGTCTTTACattaaatcccaaaataatagCTTTGCTAGCAACCGCAAGATCGACATCGCTGGTGCTTACATCTCCTGTTGCTTCCAAAAGAAACTTCAAAGTGACATTGTCTTGTGGGAGCACCTGCAATGCTTGTCTGACAGCCTCTATGGATCCCTGGTTGTGGAAAACAGATACAGTTATAGCAATTATAGTGCTCAGTGGAAACAAAGAAAAGGTAAACAAGAATGTTGGAGGATATTCATTCCATTTCAAGGAATCAGCACCCAGCACAAGCATCAAGCAATAAACCAAAAAGTAAGAAGAGAAATACCAAGATGAATTTTGGGTACTTTCTCCAAATGATGATACAGCCTGAACTGACAAAGTcaagtttttcctttttcctttttatcaaatgaagaaaaggtttatttttaaaaaaaatacataaaagaagACAAGTTAATTGACTGAAATCTAATATTTGGCCCACATAATTCAAATCGTCCAATCACCTGTGTCCCCTTGCATTATCTATCATGGGGAAGGAGCCTCTCTTTTGGCCCCATTTCATTCTCAGGCAATTCACATGCACTGAACATCTCATTAACTCTTTATAATATTGATACACAGTAGCACAAAAATTATGTGCAATTCACACAGATGGCCAAGTCATCCGTGtgcattttcaaatttcattacaCTCAAATTAACAATGTTATGAACGGGATAACCTTGCATGATGTTTTCCTCTGTGTAAATCTGATGAGCATACCTGTAAATCAACCTTCAAGATAATATTTAGCTGGTGCAAGTCTAACCCAGAAAGCTTTCCAGCTGACACCGCAGAAGCTAAAGAAGAAAGTGTGACCTTGCCATCCCCAGCCTTGGCTGACATACGTTCATTTCGCAACAACTCAGCACATGCCTCTGCCTTTTCACGTGCAACATCAAGGGAATCAACAACCTCAAATTCATCACCGGCAAGTGGAACATTATTCAAACCAATGACCTGAAACATACACAGCAGATCTCTTAGGGGAAATTTCAAACCTAGAGTAATGCtataataatagaaatacaGAGCCAACGCATAGAAGCTATGGCACAGAAATTCAGGAGAATTCTTCAACATGTTACTGGTTAGTTTCGAAATATGCTGGCAACATCAATCTAAAAGCAATAAATTTTGCATGTTATCGAGTTCAGAAAATGCAAATTCATGCAAACTGTACACCAAATAGTAGTCCACATGCTCTTTTATGTACGTtccttttttccatttttctcctcttttctaCAGGGGCCTTGAGGATGACTGGGATGTAAttatgagagagagagagagaatgaaTGTGGATCAAGCCCATATTTGGAATAAACAGTATAGCGTAATCATCACAGAAACACTTCAGGAAATGCTTTAGATGAGTACCAAATGAGTCCTGATTCTGTGAATCCTCCAATTCTATAAGAAAAACAACACAGATTTTCCTCAAAGGAGAAGCAAAAAGGTGAGGGGAGCCAAGCAGTTTATTGTTGATCAATTATGATTTGTCTGTCGTTCTCCAGAATAACCCTTAACTAGTCAATCTCTAAAGTTGATTCTATTTCTTATCCACAAACATTGCTGTTCATTCAAATCATCACCATCAATGCACAACAATTATCTATTTCGGGGGTACTTTCATGAACAACTTCGCTCATCTTACTTATCAtgttatacaaatatattacatAGATCTAACTAGGCTACAATTATTTTGCTTCACAAATCATCACCATCAATCCATCAATTTCAACTAGGCTACAATTATTTTGCTTCACAAAGATGTAACTACAGCTAAGGCAACCACATAAACTGAGGCTATAGATGATATTAAGAAGTCCAAATCCCTCTTTTAGACTCAACTATATTCATACATTGTCAATTAGCAGGGTGGATCCATGGTCAAAAACTAGCATGATTTATACCTACAGTCCAGATAATTTAGGACTGTGGAATCTGAGAATTGTTTTTTCTCTTAAAGGTGATTCTGCGGTTCATATTGAAGATAAAGGTGGCACTGAACAAAATCATGTCTCCTTATATTGTATTGACAGCCCCAAATGCAAAGAACTTACACCCTCGCACTCACACCACATGTGTAACTAAATTCCAACTACAAGGGCCACATAAGGAAATCAAGCTGCAGCCTGCATGTCAAAATGTTAACCATTCTGCAATGAGGTCAGAATTTCCTCATCTGTGCTCAAGTTAGAGCAACAGGTTTATTAGcatctttcaaatttaataaaaaaaagcagTCAAATATAGAAAGACAAACAGAGTAAATTAAAAGGGAAACATAATAATTTGCTAACCTGTACAGGTATTGAGGGTCCAGCCTCATCGACACGATTTCCGCCATCATCAAATAAAGCACGCACCTGGTCATGGATATAGTGGAAAACTCTCTTCAGATAGGTTTAGAATGTTAAGCATATACCATATTGCAAGCAGAGAATTTTCATATTCGAATGATCAAGAGTGTGGCTCTAGTTTACCAACCTTTCCAAAGGCTTCTCCACAAACAACTACATCCCCTCTTTTAAGGGTTCCATTCTGCACAATAAAAGTAGCTACAGACCCCTTAGATTTATGAAGACCCGCCTCAATTATTGTGCCTTTTGCATTTCGATCTGGATTAGCCTTTAACTCTTGTAACTGAAACAGTCCAGGTGAAGGTCATATTGGAAGTAACAGTAACCAAGATAATTATGTGCTTAAAGTTAGACACAGAAAACTCGCATATTATTCGAAATATTTCACCAAAGATATCACCACTTAGGCCTCAAATCATATTGAACTTTTATGCTTTAGTGAAATGATTTTGTTCCTCAAAATGTTCTAACTCAAAAGTGCCAAATGACATCATTAATTGGTCCTATTAGTAGAACTTCAAAAAAGTCTATTCCTTAGGAGAGATACTTCTTGAGCTGAGAAGgtattttataaagaaaatgaactaaAGAGCAAATTCAAAATGATTTGGAAACttagaaagagaagaaaaagtaaCTAAGGATATGCTGCATACTTTGACAGCCAACCATGGTAATAAGCAAAATTGTCAAGATGCAGGAAAGCCAATAATAGTACACACCTCGGCAACTAGCATTACAGTCTCCAACAGGTCATCTATATTCTGCCCTTTAAGAGCACTGATCTGTAATAGCAGACAACAACATAAGCATCCAGAATGCACATGAATCAGAAAAGATCACATAAATGACATATCATTAAACCTGAACCACAGGGATGTCACCACCCCAGACTTCTGGCATTAGTCCAACAGAAGAAAGCTCTTGCATAACTCTTTCCGGGTTAGCTCCATCTTTATCTATCTGTTACAGTAGAATGAATAACATTAGCCATATTTAATGCCAACATTTAGAGCATGGGCAAGCACCAAAATTTCCTGTAGAGTAGACTTGCATTCTGATTTTCAGAACAAAAATGACCTTATAGTTAATTAACCTTATTTATAGCAATGACAATTGGTACTCCAGCTGCTTTGGCATGAGCTATAGCCTCATTTGTTTGAGGACGAATCCCATCATTAGCAGCCACCACAATGATCACAATGTCAGTAACCCGTGCTCCACGAGCTCTCATTGCCCCAAAAGCCTACAGAAACATGTAATAGATATCACCTAGGGACAAGATATTGCAAGTAAGTTGCATTTAAGATTTACCGTACTATAGCATTATTGTGAAGGTTACTAGTTTctgaagcaaaaaaaaagtactgaaagggaaagaaaagctATTCCTAGCAGAAAAAGAACTTTAAAGATGAAAGTTCCTAGTGATTGTGTTACCTCATGTCCAGGAGTATCAAGAAAAACACATGGTTGTGGCTTGCCATCTATCGGTACTAAAACTTTATATGCTCCAATTCCTTGTGTTATACCACCTGCTTCTGAGGCAGCCACCTATAGATATCCAGCAATTAGGCTTCAGTTTGATAATGAATGTGTTTTGCTAGTTAATAACTGCATAAAGCTTTGAGTGTCAATTGACCAAATTATCAATACTTCTATGCAGAGAATCATTTTATCACTTGCACACCACCAtgaaaaagcaaaaataaataactaataaaaaataaaaaaaacttcaacCGGAGCAAATAAAACCTATGACCTAAAAGTTCCTCTTAATttcaaatggaaaaaaaaacataagaagCATCAGACTAATCAAGGTTCCGCGCACCTTGCTTTTTCGGATAACATCCAGAAGAGTTGTCTGCAAAgcataaattaccaaaatacaaATCAGTAAGCTCTAGTGTTTAAGAAAAGTTTCTTACTtcaattcaaaatgaaataaaagaacagGAGAAAATTCTAACCTTCCCATGGTCAACATGACCCATTATAGTGAGAACAGGAGGTCTGTCTTGTAGCTTGTCTAGGTCATCTTCATcaaaaatttccttcttttttgcCATTTGTTCTACCTTAACAGGGTCAGCATCTATGACTTCAACCTCATACTCCTTACACACCATTTTTACCATGTCTTTGTCCAAAGTTTGCACTCCATCTGGTTTAATCCCCTTGGAGTACAGATATCCAAGAATTTCCCCCTCACCAATAGCCAAATTGTATGCTAACTCCTCTACTGACATGCCTTTTTCTCCAACTTCCAAAATTTCCACTTTAACAGGTGCTGCCTCTTTGGCAGCCTGGATTCTGGCTGCCTTCCTTCTAGCTTTACTCCATTTCCGCCCTTTCCTTGAGTTGGCAGCACCAGGTATTGACACGTTCAACTCTGATGTCTCCTCATCAGGAATTTCAAGATCGTCACTAATAATGCGCCTCCTAGGACCTCCAGCAGAAACATTTTTCTTCCGATAATCATCCTTGAACTTTCCAGGGGCAGGGCCCTTCCCTGGCTTTGTAGGAGCTAATACAGCTTGAGCAATGACAGGGTCAACCACAGACTTCTTTGACGCAAATTTATCAATCAGAATAGGCTTTCTTTCTTTACTCTTCCCATCTGTATCAGACTCTAACTTTTGACCTGCCCCAACATCTTTCAAGATAACCGGCTTCTTCACCACAGGTGGAGGTGCTACAGCTGGCTTAGCTTGTAACTTAGGTTGAGGTCTTACTGGTGGTTGGGGAGGTCTCAAAGGTGCAGCAGCACTTTCACCTTGAGACTCCACCTTCCCCTCTCCTTTTTTATCATTAACCTTAGGAGACTCCTTAACAACCTTTTGCACGATCCCAACAGTATCCCCTTTCCTCCACACACTTTTCAAAGTCTTAGCCTTTTTGCCACCACCCGAACCACTACCATCACCACTGGCTTTGGGTTTATTCAcattcacattaacatttacatTAGAGGTTTCCAGCTTTTCAGCTTTCTCCAATACTTCACCTAAAGACTCAATCACTTTATTcctctcattttcttctttatccTCATCCTCACCCTCACTCAATTCAGCATTCCAAGACAAACCCTTATCGTTTTTCACCCCTTCGGACTTCAAAACCGGCTTGGGGGCAGGTTTAAGAACAATTTCATCACTATCTTTATAAGAAGAGGAATTGTTTGCCTCAGCAACAAAATCGGTGGGTGCCACAGAGTATTTACATTTACATTTCCTACTAAAACTTCTTTTAGACAATGAAACTCTTCTAACACAAGAATAGTAAGAGGACGAAATAGGTTCAGAGAAATAATTAATGAAAGTGGCATTAAGGGTTCCCAAATTAACAAGGGAagctaaagaagaagaaggcaTTGTTCCTACAACTATTACCATAGCACAGCGAATCGGTTCATCTGAATTAGGagaaacataaaaagaaacccaggaaaactaaaaaaagaaaaagggaaaaaggctTACCTCTATCTTTTATCGGGGAATTgggcaaaatgataaaattgtgagGTGGAGGTTATGGGGAAGAAGCAAAGCTAAAAACCGGGGTCTGCGAGTCTCGACATATTTGTGGGTAATGTCATGTGTGGCTAATTCTCCGCCTGTCGATTTATTTTCCCTCGGGTCCTTTTTTGTGATAAGGCTAATAACcggaattatttaaaaaaaaaaaaaagttcttaCATTGGCacaccataaaaataaatttgggaaATTCTTGTTTTGGTTTTCTCGGGAAAACGGAATTTTGAGGTTTAAGTTAAATTGTCGGTCCATCTCAATTCATTCTGAATCCTTTGTTGTCTCtaatcttcttcttttctagattaagttttcttagttttaggAAATTGTTGTGAACACttaattatatcaaaaagaTAATGTCTACTTTTAATATTCACTAATGTATACGGTTACGGTCAGTAAAATGAACTCAAGTTTTCatccttaaatttatattatatacttttattataacatattcaataaatcaatttCTTGTTCACCAAATGATAGAGCCAATCTTTAGATGTCAATAAAACAATTCCGGGTTCTATCAACAATTCCGTCTTCGACCTTTTATTTTGAACCAAGACAATGTCAAAAAATacgatttcaaaattttatttccgTAAATCAGGCCTGTAAAGGTAAAAATGGAATATTAACGAAATTGACATGAAAATTGTAATAACCAATATTTGTCCGACCCGTTGcacaaataaaataacagtCCAAATACATAGGCCCAAGTGGCCCAACCAAATTTAACCCCACTTTGCCTAGACCCTGGCCCAATCACGAGGCAACCcaacaagaaaaatcaaaaacagAAAACTCCTATGGTTTTCAGAAATTCCCAACACAAGAAGAATCTGGTTTACGCCTCCACGCATGCAAGACGTCCACAAACTCGTCTGACTTAGTACCTGTAAAACAAACAACAGCACTAGATAGCGAGAAGAGGAGAGAAGagcattttgtatttttttataaatcccGAACAAGGGCGTGTATTTTTGGGGGGACATATCTTAGAATATCAGAAATAAGAACAACAGAGGttgatttttttcgatttttactcatcgttttttattttttattttatttttatttttttttacgaatctgttaaataaaaagaaaacaataaaggaGAGGGAGAGGAGAGACTTACCCAGAATCGCCCTACTGATACCCTTGCAGGAAGCCCTTTGTGGCCGCAGAGATCGGACCGAGGGAGGGCAGGGGTCTCTCTTTTCCTTCAGACTTCGGGCCTAAAGGATTCGGCCTTGGAACAGGGCTCAAAGGGGAGGCTCAAAATAG from Gossypium raimondii isolate GPD5lz chromosome 1, ASM2569854v1, whole genome shotgun sequence harbors:
- the LOC105782406 gene encoding translation initiation factor IF-2, chloroplastic; translated protein: MVIVVGTMPSSSLASLVNLGTLNATFINYFSEPISSSYYSCVRRVSLSKRSFSRKCKCKYSVAPTDFVAEANNSSSYKDSDEIVLKPAPKPVLKSEGVKNDKGLSWNAELSEGEDEDKEENERNKVIESLGEVLEKAEKLETSNVNVNVNVNKPKASGDGSGSGGGKKAKTLKSVWRKGDTVGIVQKVVKESPKVNDKKGEGKVESQGESAAAPLRPPQPPVRPQPKLQAKPAVAPPPVVKKPVILKDVGAGQKLESDTDGKSKERKPILIDKFASKKSVVDPVIAQAVLAPTKPGKGPAPGKFKDDYRKKNVSAGGPRRRIISDDLEIPDEETSELNVSIPGAANSRKGRKWSKARRKAARIQAAKEAAPVKVEILEVGEKGMSVEELAYNLAIGEGEILGYLYSKGIKPDGVQTLDKDMVKMVCKEYEVEVIDADPVKVEQMAKKKEIFDEDDLDKLQDRPPVLTIMGHVDHGKTTLLDVIRKSKVAASEAGGITQGIGAYKVLVPIDGKPQPCVFLDTPGHEAFGAMRARGARVTDIVIIVVAANDGIRPQTNEAIAHAKAAGVPIVIAINKIDKDGANPERVMQELSSVGLMPEVWGGDIPVVQISALKGQNIDDLLETVMLVAELQELKANPDRNAKGTIIEAGLHKSKGSVATFIVQNGTLKRGDVVVCGEAFGKVRALFDDGGNRVDEAGPSIPVQVIGLNNVPLAGDEFEVVDSLDVAREKAEACAELLRNERMSAKAGDGKVTLSSLASAVSAGKLSGLDLHQLNIILKVDLQGSIEAVRQALQVLPQDNVTLKFLLEATGDVSTSDVDLAVASKAIILGFNVKTPGPVKSYAENKGVEIRLYRVIYELIDDVRNAMEGLLEPVEEQVPIGSAEVRAVFSSGSGRVAGCMVTEGKIVDGCGIRVIRNGRTVHVGVLDSLRRVKEIVKEVNAGLECGMGVEDYDQWQEGDILEAFTTVQKKRTLEEASASMAAALEGVGVEL